Genomic window (Streptosporangiales bacterium):
AACCGGTCGCCCACGGTCAGTGCCTCGACGGGGACCCGTTCCTCCCTGCCGTCCCTCAGTACGGCGACGTCGCGCGCACCAAGCTCGAGCAGGGCACGCAGCGCGGCGCCGGCGCGGCGCTTCGACCGCGCCTCGAAGTAGCGGCCGACGAGGATCAGCGTGGTGACCGCTGCGCCCACCTCGAGGTAGAGGTCGCCGTCCGCAGGTCCGCCGCCGATGCTCAGCTCGAACGGGTGGGTCATGCCGGGCACACCTGCGGACCCGAACAGCAACGCGTAAAGCGACCACAGGAACGCCGTCAGCGTGCCCATGGAGATCAGCGTGTCCATGGTCGCCGAGCCGTGCCTGAGGTTCGTCCAGGCGACCTTGTGGAACGGCCAGCCGGCCCACAACACCACAGGTGCGGCCAGGGCGAGCGAGATCCACTGCCAGTACGTGAACTGGAACGCAGGCACCATGGACATGGCGACCACCGGTACGGACAGCACGATCGCGCCGATCAGCCGCTGCCGCAGCGGTCGGTTCTCGTCCGCCTCGGCCGCCTCGCCTGTCGCCGCCTCACCGGCCGGCCGCTCCGCCGGCAGCGTCGCGGCGTAGCCGGCCGCTTCTACCGTCTCGACGAGCAACGCCTGCTCGACGTCGTCGGGATACGTGACCTTCGCCTTCTCGGTGGCGAAGTTCACCGTGGCCGTGACGCCGTCCAGCTTGTTCAGCTTCCGCTCGATCCTGGAGGCGCATGAGGCGCACGTCATACCGGTGATCGCCAGCTCCACGGCGTTGTCGGCCGCGGAGGCGCGGTCTCGAACATCCGAGCTCATGTCGTACTCCTCAGTCGCCGTGGCCGTGCGGCTCGTCGTCGTGGTCGTCGCTGTCGGTGGTGGAGCCGGTGGGCTTCGGCACCGGCTGCCCGCGGGTGGGCAGGGTGAAATCCGCCGTACGCACCTCGCCGTCGTGCTTGAAGTCCAGGAACAGTCGGTAGGTGTCCGCGGACGGCACCTCCGCAGCGAACGTCACCTCGGGTCCTGGCTCGGTCTTGCCATCACCCGGTTCGCCTTCCGGGTGCACGTGCAAGTACGCCAGGTCGCCGGTGCGCAGCGCGACCAGGTGGCCGTACGCACCGAGATAGGGCTCCAGGTCGGTGACGTCGCGACCGTCCTTGCGGACCCGCAATGTCACCTCCGAGGAACGCCCGGACACCAGATCGCCGGTCATCGTCACCTCGTACCCGTCCACGGTGGCGGTACGGGAGACGGGGTGGTCGACCGGTTCGAAGTTGCCGGCCACGGAGAGATCCACACCGAGCGTCTGCCCATCGCCGCCTTCGGGCGCGAAGTCGGCGAAGGCGCGGTAGCTGCCCGCCTTCGGCAACCGCATGTCGATCCGCCAGGTGCCGTCGGCCGCCATGGTCGGGTGCACGTGCTGGAAGCCGCTCGTGTCGCGCCGCACGACGATCAGGTGCATCCGCTTCTCGTGCTCGACGGCGAACTTCTTGACCGGCTTGCCGTTCTGCCCGAGGATGCGGAACGCGAAGGTTCCCCCGTCGGCCGGCAACCGGGTGGTTGCCGGCGCGAAGGTGTACCCGTTGGCGGTGGACGCCAGGCCCGCAGGGTCCTGCGCCGCCGTCTTCTTCGTGTCACCGTCGTGCCCACCGTGCTTGCTGGGCTTCGCTCGCTGCGGCTCGGCTCGGCCGTCGTCGGGGCCGGCTACCGCGCCGAGCCCCCAGCCCGCCGTCGCGACCAGGGCGAGCACCGCCGCGTATCCGGTGAGCTTTGCCGCAGTGTTCATCGTCTCTCCGTTCCAGCCCTCAGGTCAGTTGACGACCGTGTAGCCGGCCTCTTCGACCGCGGCGCGTACAGCAGCCGGGTCGACGGAGTCCGCGCTGCTGACGGTCAGCTGCCCGCTGGCGAGGTCTACCTGTACGTTCGACACGCCTTCGATCTCGCTGACTTCCTCGGTCACCGAGCGAACGCAGTGTTCGCACGTCATCCCGTTGACGGTGTAGGTGGCGTCGGTCATGACTGTTCTCCGATCACGTGGTTCGGCTGATGGTTACGAGCGGACGAGCCTGGCGATCGCGTCGCTGGCTTCCCGCACCTTCTCGTCCGCCTCGGCGCCGCCCTCGGCGACGGCTTGGCTGACACAGTGCTTGAGGTGTTCGTCGAGCAGCCCGAGCGAGACGTTCTGCAGGGCTCTGGTGACCGCGGACACCTGAGTCAGCACGTCGATGCAGTACTCGTCGTTGTCCACCATCCGCTGCAGCCCACGGACCTGACCCTCGATCCGCCGCAGCCGCTTGAGGTAGGCGTCCTTGTCGTCGGTGTACCCGCGCATTGCTTTCCTCCTCCATTTGCCGACGAATCCACTTTACCCCTTACCTCTAGGGGGTAACTACCACTGGACATCGCCAGCACCCTCGTACAGATATACCCTAGGGGGGTATCGACGTCAAGCGGGCAGCAGGCTCGCCGTCACGAAGGCACAACCAGATCCACATGGTACCCCCAACGGGTAAGGAGTATTATGGAGACGCAATCACGGGGCCGGCGCGGCTGGGCACTCGGGCTCATCGCCACGGCGCAGTTCATGGTCATCATGGACACGTCGATCATCGGGGTGGCACTGCCCAGGATCCAGGCCGCGCTCGGCTTCTCGCAGGAGAACCTCTCCTGGGTGTTCAACGCCTACGTCATCGCCTTCGGCGGTCTGCTGCTGCTCGGCGGCCGATTGGCGGACCTGTTCACCGCACGGCGGATGTTCGTCGCCGGCTGGGTGACGCTGCTCGTCGGTTCCGTCGTGGCGGGTGTCGCGACCGAGCCGTGGGTGCTGCTCACCGGCCGCGCGCTCCAGGGCGTCGGTGCCGCGTTCATCGCTCCGTCGGCGCTGACGCTGCTGATGATGATCTTCGGCAGCGAGCCGAAGGAAATGACGAAGGCACTCGCGCTCTACGGTGCGGCCGCTCCGGCCGGTGGTACCGCGGGTGTGTTCCTCGGCGGCGTGATCACCCAGTACGTCAGCTGGCCGTGGGTGTTCTACGTCAACGCGCCGATCGCGTTGCTGGCGCTCGCGGCCACCCCCGCGCTCATGCCGAAGGGTGCCGTGCAGCGGGGCTCGACCGACCTGTTCGGAGCGGCTACCGTCACCGCGGGGCTTGCAGTGCTCGTCTACGCGATCGTGCGGGCGCCCGAGGCCGGCTGGGGCTCGACCGGGACGGTCGTCGGACTGCTCGCCGCCACAGTCCTGCTCACCGCGTTCGTGGTGAGCCAGGCCGTACGCCGCGCACCGCTGGTGCAGCTGAGCATCTTCCGTACGCCCAACCTCGCCGCGGCCAACGGTGCGCAGTTGCTGCTCGGTGGCGCGTGGATCCCCATGTGGTTCTTCCTGAACCTCTACCTGCAGCAGGGCCTGGGGCTGGACGCGTTCGCCAGCGGTTCGGCACTGCTGCCGATGACCGTGGCGATCATGCTGATCATGGTGGTGCTCGCGCCGCGGGTGATCGGCAGGATCGGGCCGTTGGCGACCATCGTCGGTGGCCTGCTGGTGCTGGCCGCCGGCATGGGCTGGCTGTCGCTCGTGCGGGCCGACGGCACGTTCTGGCAGGACGTGCTGCCCGCCTCGCTCGTCGCGGCCACCGGCATGGCGTTCGCCTTCATCCCTTCGCTTGGCACCGCCATCTCCAGCGCACGACCGGAGGAAGGCGGCCTGGCCTCGGGCATCGTGAACACCAGCTACCAGATCGGCTCGGCGGTCGGGCTGGCGGCGATCACCGCCGTAGCGACGTCGTTCGGAGCCGGCGAGCTCGGTGACGTCGAGGCGCTGACCGACGGCATCTCGGCGGCGTTCCTCGGTGCCGCCGGGGTCGCCGTCGCGGGTGCGCTCCTGGCCGGTGTGGCACTGCGCCGCGCACCGGCTCGGGCGGAAGCGGAGCCGGAGGTGAGCAGCACCAGGTGAGGCACACAAGGCGGCCGTCGCTGCTTGCAGCGGCGGCCGCCCGTGCGTTCAGGGAGTCGGCGCGACGACGTAAGGCTCGAGCGTACCGGCCAGGTCGCCCGGCACCCGCGCGTGCAGTCTCGTGCCGGTCGCCGTGTGCTCGAGCTCGAGCACCTCGCCGCGCTGGTGGACGCCCGCGACCAGCTCGCCGCGCTCGTAGGGCACCAGCGCGTGCACCTCGTGCTCCGGCCGCGGCAGGTCACGCTCGATCAGCTCACGCAGCTCGGCGATGCCTTCGCCCGTACGGGTGGACACGGCGACCGCGTGCGGTTCCCTGCGCAGCACCGACTTCACCGCCAACGGGTCGGCGATGTCGGTCTTGTTCACCGCGATGATCTCGGTGAGGTCCTTCGCGCCGATGGCGGCGAGCACCTCGCGCACGGCGCCGATCTGCGCGATCGGGTCGGGGTCCGAGCCGTCCACCACGTGTACCACCAGGTCGGCGTCGGTGACCTCCTCGAGCGTCGACCGGAACGCCTCCACGATGTCGTGCGGCAGGTGCCGGACGAAGCCGACGGTGTCGGTGAGCGTGTAGACCCGGCCGTCACTCGTGGTCGTACGCCGCGTGGTGGGGTCGAGCGTCGCGAACAACGCGTCCTCCACCAGCACGCCCGCGTCGGTGAGCCGGTTGAGCAACGACGACTTGCCCGCGTTGGTGTAGCCGGCGATGGCGACCGAGGGCACCTGACGGCGCTGTCTGGTCAACCGCTTGGTGTCGCGGGTGGTGCGCATGTTCTGCAGGTCGCGACGCAGCTTCGCCATCCGCTGCTGAACCCGCCTGCGGTCGGTCTCCAGCTTGGTCTCACCTGGACCACGGCCACCGATGCCGCCGCCTTGCCCGCCGACGCGGCCACCGGCCTGCCTGGACAGGTTGCCGCCCCAGCCGCGTAGCCGCTGGTTCATGTACTGCAGCTGCGCGAGCTCGACCTGCGCCTTGCCTTCCTTGCTCTTCGCGTGCTGCGCGAAGATGTCGAGGATCAGCGCGGTGCGGTCGATGACCTTCACCTTCGTGCGGTCTTCCAGGTTGCGCAGCTGCGCCGGGCTCAGCTCACCGTCGAGGATGACGGTGTCGGCGCCGCTGCCGTCCACGAGGGCCTTCAGCTCGCCCACCTTGCCAGGGCCGAGGTACGTCGCCGGGTCCGGGCGCTTGCGCCGCTGCAGCACGGCGTCGAGCACCTCAGAGCCCGCGGTCTCGGCGAGCAGCTTCAGCTCGGCCAGCGAGTTCTCCGCGTCCTCGACGGTGCCGTCGGTCCAGACGCCGGCGAGCACGACCCGCTCCAGCCGGAGCTGCCGGTACTCGACCTCGCTGACGTCCGCGAGCTCGGTGGACAGCCCCGCGACCCGCCGCAGCGCGGCCCGGTCCTCCAGGTCGAGCTCCCCCGTCACCGGCGCCTCACCGGCGTCGAGCTCGTACCCGTCGACGAGCTCCTGCGCCGCGGCGTCGATGTGTTCGTCGCCCACGGGCGACACGTTCGAATCGGTCATATGCCTATAGCCTCGCATGTTCGGCCGGCAATGACACCTTCATTTGGGGGACGGGAGGGCCGCGAGCCAGTCCGGGCGCAGCTCGCCGTCCGACACCAGCACCGCGGGGCCGGCGAGCACCGCTGTGCGGCCGTCGAGCGTCACCCGCACCTCGCCGCCCGGCACCTCGACCGTCCAGACGCCCGTGCTCTCGCCCTGCTGGCTGGCCACGGTGAGCGCCGCCGCGCACGCACCCGTGCCGCACGACCTCGTCTCGCCCACGCCGCGCTCGTGTACCCGCATCCGGATGCGCCGGTCGCCGAGTACGTTGATGAACTCGACGTTGGCGCCAGTCGGGAAGAGGACGGGATCGACCTCGGGCGCCTTGTGCAGCTCGAGCTCGGCGACCGGGACGTCCACCACGCACGCCAGGTGCGGGTTGCCTGTCGACAGCTCGACGCCGGCGAAGACCTGGTCGGCGATGCGCGCTTTGCTCTGCCCGCGCAGGTCGGGCAGGCCGATGTCGACGGCGAGCCAGCCGTCCGCGTGCACGGTGACCGTCTTGACCCCGTCGCGGGTGGCGACGGCGAGCTGGTCGCCGGCCGCGAGTCCGGACTCGAGCAGGTACTGGGCGAAGACCCGTACGCCGTTGCCGCACATCTCACCGACGGAACCGTCGGCGTTGCGGTAGTCCATGAACCACTCGGCCGCCCCGGCCAGGTGCGCCACCTCGGCGACGGCGGCGGTGCGGACCACCCGAATGACCCCGTCGCCGCCGATCCCGGCGTGCCGGTCGCACAGCAGCCTGACCAGGCCGGCGTCGATGTCGAGCCGGCCGGACGGATCGGCGATCAGCACGAAGTCGTTCTCCGTGCCGTGTCCCTTGACGAAGCGCACGCTTCCATTGTCTCAGGCCGCACCGCGTGCTGCTTGGCATGCGCGGATCGGGTGGAGATGTCACACTTCGCGAGCCGCGCGGCTCCAAGGATGCAGATCCCGAAAGAGGAGGGGCGTCGGATGTCCGATCAACCGGCCACGGATCCGGTCTTCGCGGAGTACCGGGAGCTGTTGTTCTCCATCGCGTACAACATGCTCGGCAGCGTCGCGGACACCGAGGACGTGCTGCAGGACACCTGGGTGGCGTGGACGACCCGCAACCGCGCGCAGGACGCGGAACCGGTGACCAACGTCCGCGGCTACCTGGTTCGGGTGGCCATGAACCAGGCGCTCGCCCGGCGGGCGGACGTCGACCGCCGGCGCGAGACGTACATCGGGCCGTGGCTGCCAGAACCACTCGTCGACGACGGCACTGACGTGGTCGAGCGGGCCGAGGCGTTGTCGATGGCGGTGCTCGTGGTGCTGGAGACGCTGAGCCCGTTGGAGCGGGCGGTGTTCGTGCTGCACGAGGTGTTCGGTTATCCGCACACGGAGATCGCGGACCTGCTCGACCGCACACCGGCGGCGATCCGGCAGCTCGCGCACCGCGCACGCGAGCACGTGCAGGCCCGCAGGCCGCGGCAGCGCGTCGACCGGCGGGTCCAGCGGCAGGTGACAGAACGGTTCATCGCGGCGTCCGGCGGCGGTGACCTGGCTGCGCTGATGCAGCTCCTCGCACCCGACGTGACGTTGTGGACCGACGGCGGCGGCAAGGTGCGCCGGGCGAGCCTGCATCCGATCCACGGGGCGGACAAGGTCGCCAGGTTCCTCATCGGGGTTGCACAGCAGTCCGGGGTTGTGGAGGTCAGGTACCGGTTCGTCAACGGCGACCCGTCGGCGCTGCTGTTCGCCGGCGAGTCCCCGCTGACCGCGCTGGTGCTCGACCTCGGCGACGACGGCACCCGCGTCGAGGGTGTCTACGCCGTCGGCAACCCGGACAAACTCACCCGGATCGACTGACGAGGAGCCGCATGAACCCCCACCCATTCCGCTTCGGCGCCGCCGTAGCCCTCGTGCCCGACGGCGCCACCCTGGTCGAGACCGCACGGCGGATCGAACGGCTCGGCTACTCGACCGTGCTCGTCGCGGACGGACTGTGGCTGCCGGCGCCGTTCGGCATGCTGACCGCGGCCGCCACGGCGACGTCGACGTTGCACGTCGGTACCCACGTGCTGGCCACGCCGCTGCGCGCCCCTGCGATGGTCGCGCAGGAGGCGGACACGCTCGACCTGCTCTCCGCGCACCGGTTCGAGCTCGGCCTCGGCACCGGCCAGTACCCGGCGACGCTCGGCGACGCACAGCGCCTCGGCGTGCCGTTCGGCACGCGCGCCGAGCGGGTCGCGCGCGTCGGCGAGACGATCACCGCCGTCGAGGAGCAGTTCGCCGCGAAGGACCGGCAGGCGCCGCGGATGCTGGTCGCAGGCACCGGGCGGACGCTTGTCGAGCTGGCCGCACAGCGCGCAGACACGTTGGCGCTGCCGGTGCCGTACGACCGGTCCGAGGACGGCCTGGTGGCCAAGGTGGACGAGCTACGAGCGGCCGTCGGCGCGGGGTTCGCCCGGCTGGAGCTGGCCACGAACATCCTGGCGGTCGGCGACAAGGCCGCCCCTGACTGGGTGCCGAGCCACTTCCGTGAGCTGCCCGCGGACTCGTACGGCCGGCTGGCCGGCGAGCCAGCAGAGGTCGCCGACACGCTGCGCCGCCGGCGTGACCGCACCGACATCTCCTACGTCACGGTGCCGCAGTGGTGCATCGACGACTTCGCCCCCGTCGTCGAGCTGCTGGCCGGCCAGTGAGCCTCGGGGGTCAGCGGACGGTCGCGGTCAGCGCACGGTCGACCAGCTGGGCGTCGGCGGGCAGCCAGGTGATCCGCCCGTCCCTCCTGAACCAGGAGTCCTGGCGCCTGGCGAACCGCTTCGTCGCCCGTACGGTCTCCGCCCGCGCCTCGTCCTCCGTGCACTCGCCGGCCAGGTACGCCAACACCTGCCGGTAGCCGAGCGCACGGCTCGCGGTGGGACCGTCGCGCAGGCCGTGGCGCTCCAGCTCCCGCACCTCGGCCACCAGCCCGGCGGCCCACATCAGGTCCACCCGGGTGGCGATCCGCTCGTCCAGCTCGGGGCGGGGCACGTCGACGCCGATCTGCACGGCCGGATACACCGCCCGGTGCTCGGGCAATCGGCCGTTGAACGTGCCGCGCAGCTCGATCACCTCGAGCGCCCGCACGATCCGGCGCCCGTTGCTCGGCAGGATGGCCGCCGCCGCGTCCGGGTCGCGCTCGCGCAGCCGCTCGTACAACGGCTGCGGGCCGGCGGCGGCCAGCTCGGCCTCCAGCCGCGCGCGGATCTCCGGGTCGGTGCCGGGGAAGTCCATCTCGTCGAGCACGGCACACACGTAGAGCCCGGAGCCGCCGACGAGGATCGGCACCTTGCCGCGCGCCCTGACGTCGTCCACCACGCCGCGGGCCAGCCGCTGGTACTCGGCGACGGACGCCGACCGCGTCACCGGCCAGATGTCGAGCAGGTGGTGCGGCACGCCTTCGCGCTCCTCGACGGTGAGCTTCGCGGTGCCGACGTCCATGCCCTGGTACAGCTGCATGGAGTCGGCGTTGACGATCTCGCCGCCGAGCGCGTGGGCGAGCGCCAGCCCCAGGGCGGACTTCCCGGCCGCGGTGGGGCCGGCCACGGCGACGACTTCAGGCGAGTGCACAGCAGCAGTCTCCCAGTGACCCGGCGCGCGAATTTCTCGCGTACGCCGGCCGCCGGGGCTGGCGCGTAGCCGTCTCACCTGGTAAACAGGGCCGCTCACCAGCCGTTACACGCCGCTGGTGGGACACATATCCAACAAGGGGGGTATCGATGAGCGTCTTCGACAACATGGGCGACCAGGCCAAGGACCTCGCCGGCGAGCACAGCGACAAGCTCGACGAGGGCCTGCAGAAGGCGGGCGACTTCGCCGACGAGAAGTCCGGCGGCAAGTTCTCCGACCAGATCGACCAGGGCGAAGAGGCGGCGTCGAACTTCGTCGAGGGTTTCGGCGACGAGAACCGGTAACACCTAGTCACAGCGGGCCCGCCGGCCGGGGTTCAGCCCTGTCAACCAGGGGCGCCGACGGTGGGCATGCCGAGCAGCACGCCGGTGCCGGCCGGCTCCGGGTCGGCGTTCGCACGCTCCCAGGCGTCGCCGGCGGGCGTACGCCGTACGGCCCGCACGGCACCGTCCGCGACCAGGTGGTGCGGCGCGGCGTACGTGACCCGCACGGTGGCGAGGTCCCCCGGGCGCACGTCGGCGTCCGCGGTGAAGTGCACCAGCCGGTTGTCCGGCGCGCGCCCTGAGCGCCGCTGGGTGCGGTCGTCCTTGCGCCCCTCGCCGTCGGCGACCAGCAGCTCGACGTCGCGACCGACGAACTGCTTGTTCTCCGTCCAGGTGACGCGCTCGACCTCGTCGACCAGCCGACCGTAGCGCTCCTTCACCACGTCGGCGGGCACCTGGTCGGTCATCTCCGCCGCCGGTGTGCCCGGCCGGGTGGAGTACTGGAACGTGAACGCGCCCGCGAACCTGGCCCGCTTCACGACGTCGAGGGTGTCCTCGAAGTCGGCGTCGGTCTCGCCGGGGAAGCCGACGATGATGTCCGTGGTGATCGCCGCCTCCGGCATCGCCTCGCGCACCCGGTCGATGATGCCGAGGTACCTGTTGCGCCGGTACGACCGCCGCATCGCGCGCAGCACCCGGTCGGAGCCGGACTGCAGCGGCATGTGCAGCTGCGGCATCACGTTCGGCGTCTCCGCCATCGCCTCGATGACGTCGTCGGTGAAGTCCCGCGGGTGCGGTGACGTGAAGCGCACCCGCTCCAGCCCGTCGATCTCGCCGCAGGCACGCAGCAGCTTCGCGAACGCCCCGCGGTCACCGAAGTCCACGCCGTACGAGTTGACGTTCTGCCCGAGCAGCGTCACCTCGACGACGCCGTCGGCGACGAGCGCCTCGATCTCCGCGAGCACGTCGCCCGGCCTGCGGTCCTTCTCCCGGCCGCGCAGACTCGGCACGATGCAGAACGTGCACGTGTTGTTGCACCCCACGCTGACCGCCACCCAGGCCGCGTAGCTCGACTCGCGCTTGGTCGGCAGCGTGGAGGGGAACGTCTCCAGCGACTCCTCGATCTCGACCTGCGCTTCCTCGTTCACCCTGGCCCGCTCGAGCAACGTCGGCAACGCGCCGATGTTGTGGGTGCCGAAGACCACGTCGACCCACGGCGCCTTGCGCACGATCGTGCCCCGGTCCTTCTGCGCGAGGCACCCGCCGACGGCGATCTGCATGCCAGGGTTGGCGCGCTTCACCGGGTAGAGGTGGCCGAGGTTGCCGTACAGCCGGTTGTCCGCGTTCTCCCGTACAGCGCAGGTGTTGAACACCACCACGTCGGCGACCTCACCCCGAGCCGCCGGCACGTACCCCGACTCCTCCAGCAGCCCGGTCAGCCGCTCGGAGTCGTGCACGTTCATCTGGCAGCCAAAGGTGCGCACCTCGTAGGTGCGCACGCCGGCCCGGTCGGTAATGTTCACACCCACCAGGGTACGAGTTGTGCGCGGAGCTACGGCTAGCGGTGGCCGAACTTGCGGGCGAGGACGATGAGGCTCACGATGCTGACCACGGCGGCGAAGGCAACCCAGAAGCTCGGGGCCATGTCGTAGTCGGTGATGTCGGTCAGCCAGGCGGCGATCAGTGGGGTGAAGCCACCGAAGATGGCTACGCCTATGTTGTAGCCGACGGCCATGCGCGTCGCGCGGGTCTCGGTGGGGAAGATGGCGGCCATCAACGCGCCCATCGGGCCGAAGTAGCAGGCCTTCAGCAGCGCCATGCCGAACAGCACGATGCCGAGCACCCACAGCGTCGGCACGGCGACCATGAACGCGAACATCGGGTAGATCAGCACCAGGATCAGCGCGGCGGACGGCAGCATGAAGTGGATCTGGCCGAATCGGTCCGAGTAGTGCCCGGCCACCGACGTCACGGCGAGCAGCACGAGGCCGGCGACCAGCGTCGCGATGAAGCCGCTGGAGTCCGGTAGCTTCAGCGTCTCGATGGAGTACGTGGGGATGTAGCTGATCATGTAGTTCAGGCAGGTCGTCACGGCGAGCACGCCGACGGTCAGCAGCACCAGCCGCTTCTGCTCCCACAGCACCGTACGGATCGGCGACCTCGCCGCACCGCTCTCCCGCGCCGCTACGGACTCCGGGGTCTCAGGCACGTGCCGCCTGATGTACAGGCCGACGGGACCGACGAGCAGGCCCACGATGAACGGGATGCGGAAGCCCCACGACGTCAGCTGGTCCGCGGTCAGCACGGTGGTCAACACCGTGCCGAGTACGGCGGCGAGCAGCGAGCTCATCGCCTGGCTGGTGAACTGCCAGCTCGCCGCGAACCCCCTGCGGTGCGGCAGGTGCTCGACCATCAGCGCCGTCGCGCTGCCGAACTCGCCGCCGGCGGCGAATCCTTGGATCAGCCGCGCCACCAGGATCCCGATCGGCGCCGCCACGCCGATCACCGCGTACGGCGGCATTACGCAGATCAGCAGCGTGCCGAGCACCATCAGGCCGATGGACAGCGTCAGCGCCGGCTTGCGGCCGGAGCGGTCCGCGTACGAACCGAGCACGAACGCACCGAGCGGCCGGATGAGGAACGAGATGGCGAACGTGCCGAGCGCAAGCAGCAGCGACACGGTCTCGTCGGCGTTGGTGAAGAACACCTTCGCGAAGTACGACGCGAAGTACGCGTAGACGGCGATGTCGTACCACTCGAGCGCGTTCCCCACGCACGCGGCGGCGATGATCCGGCGGGCACTGGGTCCCGCGCCGGTCGGGGCGAGGTGTTCCGAGCCGGTGGTCATCGGCCCTCAGGCGGCCAGCTGTCCAGCTCGGCCAGGTCCCAGAAGAGGCCGGTCATCAGCTGCAGGCCTTCGCGCAGCAGACCGGCCGGCAGGTGCTCGTTCGGCGCGTGCTGCGAACAGCCGGCGTACGAGTGCGGCACCCACACGGTCGGCAGCCCCAACGTGTCCGCGAACGCCTCGTTCGGCAGCGACCCACCGAGGTTGGGCAGGAGCACGGGCTCCGTCCCCGCGCTGCGCCGCAACGAGTCCAGCGTCCAGCGCACCCACGGGTTGTCCGGGTCGAGCCTGGTGGCGGCCATCGCATGGTCCAGGTTGACCTCGACCATCTCGAAGCCGTGCGCGTCGAGGTGCCTGCGTACGGCGCCCTCGACGGCACGCCAGTCGGTGTCCACCACGAACCGGAGCTGGCAGGTGGCCCTCGCATGGCCGGGGATGGCGTTGACCGGACCTTCGGGATCGCCGGCGATCATCGCCAGCACCTCGATGCTGTTCCACGCGATGACGCGCTCGTTGGGGGTGAGGCCGGGCTCGCCCCACCCGTCGTCGATGCTCGGGCCGTCGTCGCCGGCTTCCAGCGTGACGCCCTCGAGCGCCCTGCGCACCGGTTCCGGCACACCCGCCGGGCGCAGCTCGTCGACGAGGATCCTGCCGCGGCCGTCGACCATGCTCGCCACGGCGTTCATGACCACCGTCGCTGGGTTGCGCAGCAGGCCACCCCAGTTGCCCGAGTGGTGGGAACCCTCGCGCGCACGGAAGCTGAGGGTGAAGTTCACGACGCCCCGCGCGCCGAGGAACACCGTCGGCCGGTCGATGCTCAGGCGCGGGCCGTCCGAGGCGATGAACACGTCGGCGGCGAGCTCGTCGCGGAGCTGGGCGCAGGCCTCCGCCAGGCCTGGCGACCCGGACTCCTCGCCCATGTCCATCAGCAGCGTGACGTTATAGCCGAGCTTGCCCTGCCTGGCCCGGATCACGTGGTCGAGGGCGGTCAGGTTGACGGCGTGCTGGCCCTTGTTGTCCGCGATGCCGCGGCCGTACCAGTAGTCGCCCTCGACGACGATGTCCCACGGCGTCAGGCCGGCCCGCCACTGCTCGTCGTGCGCCATCTGCACGTCGCCGTGCCCGTACGTCAGCACGGTGGGCAGGTCGTCGCCCTCGTGGCGGTGCGCCACCAACAGCGGGTGCCGGCTGGACACGGGGTTCTCCACCATACGAGCCTCGAACCCGAGTCGCTGCAGCCAGGGCGCCATCTCGTCGGTCAGGTACGCGCGCAGCGCCTGCTCCTGCTGCGGGTCCTGGCTCTCGGTGCGGTAGCGCACCTTGCGCGCGAGATCGGTGAAGAAGGCGCCGG
Coding sequences:
- a CDS encoding metal-sensing transcriptional repressor; the protein is MRGYTDDKDAYLKRLRRIEGQVRGLQRMVDNDEYCIDVLTQVSAVTRALQNVSLGLLDEHLKHCVSQAVAEGGAEADEKVREASDAIARLVRS
- a CDS encoding diaminopimelate epimerase, coding for MRFVKGHGTENDFVLIADPSGRLDIDAGLVRLLCDRHAGIGGDGVIRVVRTAAVAEVAHLAGAAEWFMDYRNADGSVGEMCGNGVRVFAQYLLESGLAAGDQLAVATRDGVKTVTVHADGWLAVDIGLPDLRGQSKARIADQVFAGVELSTGNPHLACVVDVPVAELELHKAPEVDPVLFPTGANVEFINVLGDRRIRMRVHERGVGETRSCGTGACAAALTVASQQGESTGVWTVEVPGGEVRVTLDGRTAVLAGPAVLVSDGELRPDWLAALPSPK
- a CDS encoding cation-transporting ATPase → MTDATYTVNGMTCEHCVRSVTEEVSEIEGVSNVQVDLASGQLTVSSADSVDPAAVRAAVEEAGYTVVN
- a CDS encoding MFS transporter, which gives rise to METQSRGRRGWALGLIATAQFMVIMDTSIIGVALPRIQAALGFSQENLSWVFNAYVIAFGGLLLLGGRLADLFTARRMFVAGWVTLLVGSVVAGVATEPWVLLTGRALQGVGAAFIAPSALTLLMMIFGSEPKEMTKALALYGAAAPAGGTAGVFLGGVITQYVSWPWVFYVNAPIALLALAATPALMPKGAVQRGSTDLFGAATVTAGLAVLVYAIVRAPEAGWGSTGTVVGLLAATVLLTAFVVSQAVRRAPLVQLSIFRTPNLAAANGAQLLLGGAWIPMWFFLNLYLQQGLGLDAFASGSALLPMTVAIMLIMVVLAPRVIGRIGPLATIVGGLLVLAAGMGWLSLVRADGTFWQDVLPASLVAATGMAFAFIPSLGTAISSARPEEGGLASGIVNTSYQIGSAVGLAAITAVATSFGAGELGDVEALTDGISAAFLGAAGVAVAGALLAGVALRRAPARAEAEPEVSSTR
- a CDS encoding LLM class flavin-dependent oxidoreductase, with translation MNPHPFRFGAAVALVPDGATLVETARRIERLGYSTVLVADGLWLPAPFGMLTAAATATSTLHVGTHVLATPLRAPAMVAQEADTLDLLSAHRFELGLGTGQYPATLGDAQRLGVPFGTRAERVARVGETITAVEEQFAAKDRQAPRMLVAGTGRTLVELAAQRADTLALPVPYDRSEDGLVAKVDELRAAVGAGFARLELATNILAVGDKAAPDWVPSHFRELPADSYGRLAGEPAEVADTLRRRRDRTDISYVTVPQWCIDDFAPVVELLAGQ
- a CDS encoding sigma-70 family RNA polymerase sigma factor — protein: MSDQPATDPVFAEYRELLFSIAYNMLGSVADTEDVLQDTWVAWTTRNRAQDAEPVTNVRGYLVRVAMNQALARRADVDRRRETYIGPWLPEPLVDDGTDVVERAEALSMAVLVVLETLSPLERAVFVLHEVFGYPHTEIADLLDRTPAAIRQLAHRAREHVQARRPRQRVDRRVQRQVTERFIAASGGGDLAALMQLLAPDVTLWTDGGGKVRRASLHPIHGADKVARFLIGVAQQSGVVEVRYRFVNGDPSALLFAGESPLTALVLDLGDDGTRVEGVYAVGNPDKLTRID
- the hflX gene encoding GTPase HflX, which encodes MRGYRHMTDSNVSPVGDEHIDAAAQELVDGYELDAGEAPVTGELDLEDRAALRRVAGLSTELADVSEVEYRQLRLERVVLAGVWTDGTVEDAENSLAELKLLAETAGSEVLDAVLQRRKRPDPATYLGPGKVGELKALVDGSGADTVILDGELSPAQLRNLEDRTKVKVIDRTALILDIFAQHAKSKEGKAQVELAQLQYMNQRLRGWGGNLSRQAGGRVGGQGGGIGGRGPGETKLETDRRRVQQRMAKLRRDLQNMRTTRDTKRLTRQRRQVPSVAIAGYTNAGKSSLLNRLTDAGVLVEDALFATLDPTTRRTTTSDGRVYTLTDTVGFVRHLPHDIVEAFRSTLEEVTDADLVVHVVDGSDPDPIAQIGAVREVLAAIGAKDLTEIIAVNKTDIADPLAVKSVLRREPHAVAVSTRTGEGIAELRELIERDLPRPEHEVHALVPYERGELVAGVHQRGEVLELEHTATGTRLHARVPGDLAGTLEPYVVAPTP